From Hydra vulgaris chromosome 15, alternate assembly HydraT2T_AEP, one genomic window encodes:
- the LOC136091697 gene encoding uncharacterized protein LOC136091697, producing the protein MTKELLSLIRLKKSLWARNVSSKWKITSLVGEYRETRKFVKKLSHSSLKSFEIALANDKRNPKRLFSYINSKCSVINQISSMRITSSSEIISSDKITIANSLNNQFQSVFIKEPSNDNLPRFDRRTNTILNSISFDTLATLTELSALDISKSLGVDNVSPHVLRFCSTSMSSPLTLIFQKSSDNGEIPSSWSKANVTPLFKKSSRIDPSNYRPISLTSISCKIMEKLVKKAIMQHLKSNNLLSNSQRGFLENKACITNLLETMDFLTGNIARKLPVDSYFWILLKLLTKSHINECFTN; encoded by the coding sequence ATGACAAAAGAACTATTATCTCTTATTCGTCTTAAAAAATCGCTATGGGCTCGTAACGTCAGTTCAAAATGGAAAATCACATCACTGGTTGGGGAATATAGAGAAActagaaagtttgttaaaaaattaagtcaTTCTTCTCTGAAATCTTTCGAAATTGCCCTTGCCAATGATAAGCGTAATCCTAAAAGACTGTTTTCATACATAAATAGTAAATGCTCTGTAATAAATCAGATCTCATCTATGCGAATCACCAGTTCCAGTGAGATCATTAGCTCTGACAAAATTACAATAGCCAACTCACTTAACAATCAATTTCAATCAGTTTTCATCAAAGAGCCATCCAATGACAATCTTCCCCGTTTTGATCGTAGAACTAACACAATCCTCAATAGTATATCTTTTGATACTCTGGCCACTCTAACGGAACTCTCAGCACTAGATATATCTAAATCACTTGGTGTAGATAATGTCAGTCCTCACGTTTTACGCTTTTGTTCTACCTCAATGTCTTCTCCACTTACTCTCATCTTTCAAAAGTCATCTGACAACGGTGAAATTCCAAGCTCATGGTCCAAAGCAAATGTAACACCTTTATTTAAGAAGAGCTCCAGAATTGATCCATCAAACTATAGACCAATATCCCTCACCTCGATTTCGTGTAAAATAATGGAGAAATTAGTTAAGAAGGCAATCATGCAgcatttaaaatcaaacaatcTTTTATCAAATAGTCAACGCGGATTTTTAGAGAATAAAGCATGCATTACAAATCTCCTTGAAACGATGGACTTCTTGACTGGAAATATAGCCAGAAAGCTACCAGTTGACTCGTATTTCTGGATTttgctaaagcttttgacaaagtccCACATCAACGAAtgctttacaaattaa